In a genomic window of Gemella haemolysans ATCC 10379:
- the typA gene encoding translational GTPase TypA codes for MSVQLRDDVRNIAIIAHVDHGKTTLVDELLKQSGIFRSNEHVEERAMDSNDLERERGITILAKNTAIDYKGKRINILDTPGHADFGGEVERIMKMVDGVLLVVDAYEGTMPQTRFVLKKALEQNLKPIVVVNKIDKPSARPEEVVDEVIDLFIELGANDEQLEFPVVYASAINGTASLESDPSAQEENMQCLYETIIDYVPAPKDNRDEPLQFQVALLDYNDYVGRIGIGRVFRGSMKVGESVSLMKLDGSVKNFRVTKIFGYFGLKREEIQEAYAGDIVAVSGMDDINVGETVCPTDHQEALPVLHIDEPTLQMTFLVNNSPFAGKEGKFVTARKLEDRLMQQLETDVSLRVEPNTSDSWVVSGRGELHLSILIENLRREGYELQVSKPEVIIRNIDGVDCEPVERVQVDVPDESVGAVIESLGQRKGDMVDMQADGNGQTRLIFNVPARGLIGYSTEFMSMTKGYGIINHTFDSYQPMQKGRVGGRRNGVLVALENGQATAYSISSLEDRGTVFIEPGTDVYGGMIVGENSRENDLTVNITKAKAQTNVRSSTKDQTVTLKKARIMTLEESLEYLSDDEYLEVTPESIRLRKKELDKAAREKAARKAKYSEE; via the coding sequence ATGTCAGTACAATTAAGAGACGATGTTAGAAATATTGCGATTATAGCCCACGTTGACCACGGTAAAACTACATTAGTTGATGAGCTATTAAAACAATCAGGAATTTTCCGCTCAAATGAGCACGTAGAAGAAAGAGCTATGGACTCTAACGATTTAGAAAGAGAGCGTGGAATTACAATCCTAGCAAAAAATACAGCTATTGATTATAAAGGTAAAAGAATTAACATTCTTGATACACCAGGACACGCAGACTTCGGTGGTGAAGTAGAGCGTATCATGAAAATGGTAGATGGTGTTCTTTTAGTAGTAGATGCTTATGAAGGAACAATGCCTCAAACACGTTTCGTTCTTAAAAAAGCTTTAGAACAAAACTTAAAACCAATCGTGGTTGTAAACAAAATTGATAAACCATCAGCCCGTCCAGAGGAAGTAGTAGATGAGGTTATTGATTTATTTATCGAATTAGGTGCAAATGATGAGCAACTTGAATTCCCAGTTGTTTATGCATCAGCAATTAACGGAACAGCTTCTTTAGAGAGTGATCCAAGTGCGCAAGAAGAAAACATGCAATGTTTATATGAAACAATAATTGATTACGTTCCAGCACCAAAAGATAATAGAGATGAACCACTTCAATTCCAAGTAGCATTATTAGACTATAATGATTATGTTGGACGTATCGGTATTGGACGTGTATTCCGTGGAAGTATGAAAGTAGGAGAATCAGTTTCTCTTATGAAACTTGACGGATCAGTTAAAAATTTCCGTGTAACTAAGATTTTTGGTTACTTTGGATTAAAACGTGAAGAAATTCAAGAAGCGTATGCAGGGGATATCGTTGCAGTAAGTGGTATGGATGATATTAACGTTGGGGAAACAGTTTGTCCAACAGATCACCAAGAAGCATTACCAGTACTTCACATTGATGAACCAACATTACAAATGACTTTCTTAGTAAATAACTCACCATTTGCTGGAAAAGAAGGTAAATTTGTTACAGCTCGTAAATTAGAAGATAGATTAATGCAACAATTAGAAACAGACGTTTCATTACGTGTAGAACCTAATACAAGTGATTCTTGGGTAGTAAGTGGACGTGGAGAACTTCACTTATCTATTCTTATCGAAAACTTACGTCGTGAAGGTTACGAGCTTCAAGTATCTAAACCAGAAGTAATTATTCGTAACATCGATGGTGTTGATTGTGAACCAGTTGAACGTGTTCAAGTTGATGTACCAGATGAAAGTGTTGGTGCTGTTATTGAATCATTAGGTCAACGTAAAGGTGATATGGTAGATATGCAAGCTGATGGAAATGGACAAACTCGTCTTATCTTTAACGTTCCAGCTCGTGGGCTTATCGGATACTCTACAGAATTCATGTCTATGACTAAGGGATATGGTATTATTAACCACACATTCGATTCTTACCAACCAATGCAAAAAGGACGTGTTGGTGGACGTCGTAATGGTGTATTAGTAGCTCTTGAAAATGGTCAAGCTACAGCGTACTCTATTTCAAGTTTAGAGGATCGTGGTACAGTATTTATTGAACCAGGTACTGATGTATATGGTGGTATGATTGTTGGAGAAAACAGCCGTGAAAATGACTTAACAGTTAACATCACAAAAGCTAAAGCTCAAACAAACGTACGTTCTTCAACTAAGGACCAAACAGTAACACTTAAAAAAGCTCGTATCATGACTTTAGAAGAAAGTCTTGAGTACCTAAGTGATGATGAATATCTAGAGGTAACTCCAGAGTCAATTCGTCTACGTAAAAAAGAGTTAGATAAAGCAGCCCGTGAAAAAGCAGCTCGTAAAGCTAAATATTCAGAAGAATAG
- a CDS encoding DUF7489 domain-containing protein, whose amino-acid sequence MKKNTLKKLTSLFLTSTLIFSTLSGSSINIVEAKGSSARPSASRSSSKPSSSKPSSSKSSSKPTTSTASSKPTTGTKKNFSNSINGSYNKDYNSYNNQGYKRQYTDYLNNNYRNSGFFSGSTITNALLWYTLFNSATSHNTVQASDKQKELVDNVKDSKVPVYMLEIKTKDGETKHVTVTKEQYEKVKEGDNISLDNGNLEIKNQ is encoded by the coding sequence ATGAAAAAGAATACTTTAAAAAAACTAACAAGCTTATTTCTTACTTCGACACTTATTTTTTCTACATTAAGTGGATCAAGTATAAATATAGTAGAAGCAAAAGGTTCTTCAGCAAGACCTAGCGCATCAAGATCAAGTTCTAAGCCTAGTTCTTCTAAACCATCTAGTAGTAAGTCAAGTTCTAAACCTACTACATCCACTGCCAGCAGTAAACCAACTACAGGTACTAAAAAGAACTTTTCAAATAGTATAAATGGTTCATATAACAAAGACTACAATAGCTACAATAATCAAGGATATAAAAGACAATATACAGATTATTTAAACAATAACTATAGAAATAGTGGTTTCTTCTCAGGTAGTACGATAACTAACGCTCTTTTATGGTATACGCTATTTAATTCAGCTACATCACACAATACTGTTCAGGCTAGCGATAAACAAAAAGAATTAGTGGATAACGTTAAAGATTCAAAAGTTCCAGTTTATATGCTTGAAATTAAAACTAAGGATGGTGAAACAAAACACGTTACCGTTACAAAAGAACAATATGAAAAAGTTAAAGAAGGAGATAATATCTCTTTAGATAACGGAAACTTAGAAATTAAAAATCAATAA